Genomic window (Vigna radiata var. radiata cultivar VC1973A chromosome 1, Vradiata_ver6, whole genome shotgun sequence):
GCACTTAATCTGAAAATGCAAAACAGATGGAAACTCTGGGTCTCGAATCAGAAACTTAATCAAGAGCAGATTGACAGCTAaggaaattttaaaacatagaCGTGGATACTAACAAATCCCATGCCTTCATAGAAAAATAATCTGAGATAAGATTTTTAATGCTTCATAGATTCAATTCACAAATTGTTGACCTTCAGAGTTCAAATTAATGTAAGAAGCATCACCCTTTGAGAACTTCTTTTGTTGCAGCCTCCATATCAGAAATCAAGGCAGGCATGCCATGTTGAGAGAGAAAATCAACACTATCTAGAAATTTCTTGTGGTCTTCCCTATCAACCACATCTACACTTTCCTGTATATagagaaaaagtgaagaaaacaaaattatttccagATTCAATGAGCCATGTTATGTGTCATTCAGTGACAAGTATATTCGAATAGAAGTTGAATTATAGCTCTTTTCTTGTGATTAAAAGTTTATCACAAAGACAACAAACACATTCCCCAAAGAATTTTGactgaaaatatttgaaattataatttactcTGATATTTAACCCATGTGCTAGGTcaatcaattgaccaaaagccTCAAAATTGTAACAACACAACCTAGTCCCAAATCCCTCTCTTCCCCGTCACAGAAATAAGTTCATTGTTCAAATACAAACTTAAGATGACAAAAGAGAAcccacaaaacaaaaaataaaattaaataaacaacagTAGATAATACCCAATGAGGCATGGAGACTGGAGAGCACATTAACATGAATACTTTAACACGGTTAATGTAAAAGTACAGGGCGCTGTATATTTCTatcaaattaagttaaataCAAGTAACATATCCAAAGATGTAAAATCATTCTTGAACATGCACATCCTTATGAGTATGATAATTGGCCTCAAAAAATACACACCGagagtaatttttaaaatattttatattacattttaaactGACTTCCTTCAATGCCAAAACAGATGTAGATATATTCTTTAGTACTAAGGTGCCACTAAGCATATTAACTCAATTTTGGGTACGAGAAACTGGTAAAAAGGTATAGAGTTTCACTTCTCACTCATTCTACGGGCAGACAAACAATGAGAAATCAATTCCATCCCGACAAACCCCTTGGAAATCCAAAATGATCTAAGGCCAGGTAATCTGTTGGATACAATCTAAATATTGCGTGTGATGCCACAAATCCTTTAATAGAGAATGGCATGGCATGGGTTTCTTCATACTACATACATGCACAAAGCCTCCAATAAGACTCAACCAACACCAATCAATCTTTGATAAGAGCCTGAAAAACGGTTGTTCTTACCAATAAATCAGAGATTCCAAGGCTTCGTGCTGTATCAATGTATAGATGCCTTCCTAGTATATTGACTTGAACTTTTGTATATAAGCTAAGCATTGTTGTAGCCCATACCGACAATGTCATCCTTGTAAAACCTATAAAAAAAACGCACAGATGTTTATTTTTAAGCAGTTTATTATCGCATCCAGGTTAATTAACACCACAAAGTTATAGGTATAACAATCACGGAATCCAAGACCAGATTCATACTTAGAATTTTGAGTCTACTCCATAAATCTAGTTTCTCTGATTGCGTTAAGCTGTTTGGCTGACCCTTTCCTTGTATTAGCCTTTCAAGCAGATGAGAAAGATCCAACTCTTCAGTGATCCGAAAATTTAAGTCGTGCATAGCATGAGGCAATGTTACATCAGAAATCCTCTGAATATTCTCAAAGTGGGCTTGCATCCTATCATTGtcaatcaaaacaataaaagggCACGCCATCAGCATTTCTTTTCTCTAGCCAGGGGTAGAAATTGATGATCACAAAAAAACATATCTAATTTATCTAATCTACGCAAAAGGCATGAAACACAGAAGGTGGGTATTTCACTCAACTGAGCCTTCATGAGCTCCTCTGTTTCCCTCTGAGCTGCGACTTCTCTTTCAAGTTCCTGAACCCCATGCCTGTGAGCACCATAGAGTTTATACAAAAGGTACCCACTTCCCAAAACTCCAACAGTGTAGAAAACCTTCCTCCTATGCCGTCTCCAAAAATCCCTAAGTcacaataatcaaaatatttaacagaAAAGCCCCAGAATAATGCAGAAACACGAACAGAGGACAATCACGGAGATGCAGCCAATTATAGACACCCTCACCATTTTGATCACAAtccaataacaacaacaatacatacaaaaaaaaatcgcCCCATGTTTATAATTTCAGTCTCAGAAATCAAATTGGGGTCAAACATTAAAAAAGGAgctagaaaaaaaatgtgacacTGAGAGCAAAGTTTTGCAAAAGGGAACTACGGAGACGGACCCAAATAAGGGATTGCATCAAAGTCGAAGACTTACCTCACAGAAAGCATTCTGAAGATACAGGGTAGACCGAAATTCTACGGTCAGTCTCAAAACCCACGTTAACGA
Coding sequences:
- the LOC106763575 gene encoding peroxisome biogenesis protein 3-2, with the translated sequence MLSVRDFWRRHRRKVFYTVGVLGSGYLLYKLYGAHRHGVQELEREVAAQRETEELMKAQMQAHFENIQRISDVTLPHAMHDLNFRITEELDLSHLLERLIQGKGQPNSLTQSEKLDLWSRLKILSFTRMTLSVWATTMLSLYTKVQVNILGRHLYIDTARSLGISDLLESVDVVDREDHKKFLDSVDFLSQHGMPALISDMEAATKEVLKGKQLSTFFTSTTLHETVMQILSTFMSMGSPNYWIKYMIPEHVKPYSSGSSSDPMLSDMTEYEQLMMEARAVLSSAEFGSIVEISLQAVVDKLVELMGVKFKGGSITAGLPLARVLPQVAQMCPLLLEEPSKNQFIQIIKNIQEVEVFFTLLYANMPHAQ